A portion of the Microbulbifer agarilyticus genome contains these proteins:
- a CDS encoding OmpW/AlkL family protein: MKKLSLAAAFLAATLASSHCLADLEQGDFIVRIGWGLVDPDDDSDPLLIDNTVELTNTRVLVDDGDSATITGTWMFADHFGLGLLAALPFEHDLDVIGLPNPDNLNARLGKVDLGSIEHLPPTLTVQWFPTCKESWVQPYFGLGVNFTTFSDESISTVANDYFADVLGAVSRANLRLDDSWGLAGEIGVDVMFGPDSNWLFNAAVWYLDIDTEAKIDFRSRGDTFTRITADVDIDPFVYSIGIGYKF; the protein is encoded by the coding sequence ATGAAGAAACTCAGTCTGGCCGCCGCATTCCTCGCCGCCACCCTCGCCAGCAGCCACTGCCTGGCCGATCTGGAGCAAGGCGACTTTATTGTCCGCATTGGCTGGGGACTGGTGGATCCGGATGATGATTCCGACCCGCTGCTGATCGACAACACCGTCGAACTGACCAACACCCGGGTCCTTGTGGACGATGGCGATAGCGCGACCATTACCGGCACCTGGATGTTCGCAGACCACTTCGGCCTTGGGTTACTGGCGGCGCTGCCGTTTGAGCACGACCTTGATGTCATTGGCTTGCCCAACCCCGACAACCTCAATGCCCGACTCGGCAAGGTGGACCTGGGCAGTATCGAGCACCTGCCACCCACGCTTACCGTACAGTGGTTCCCCACGTGCAAAGAGTCCTGGGTACAGCCGTATTTCGGCCTCGGGGTGAATTTCACCACTTTCTCGGACGAAAGCATCAGCACCGTTGCCAATGACTACTTCGCGGATGTGCTCGGGGCCGTTAGCCGCGCGAACCTCCGGCTCGACGACTCCTGGGGGCTCGCCGGCGAAATCGGTGTGGATGTAATGTTCGGGCCAGACAGCAACTGGCTGTTCAATGCGGCCGTCTGGTACCTGGATATCGACACCGAGGCGAAAATCGACTTCCGCAGCCGCGGCGATACCTTTACCCGCATTACTGCCGATGTAGATATCGACCCCTTTGTTTACTCGATTGGTATCGGCTACAAGTTCTAG